A stretch of Bacillaceae bacterium S4-13-56 DNA encodes these proteins:
- a CDS encoding acyl-CoA carboxylase subunit beta codes for MDIYQKINELYERRREVELGGGDEKIKKQWDKGKMTARERINYLVDEDSFVELYPFMEHRAQDFGMKDQHAPGEGVVTGYAKIDRRPVYLFAQDFTVFGGALGEMHGKKIAAVMDLAAKSGVPFIGLNDSGGARIQEGVSSLDGYGQVFYRNSIYSGVIPQISVIMGPCAGGAVYSPAITDFVIMVEETSKMFITGPKVIETVTGEKISSEDLGGADVHNSKSGNAHLKAKTEEEALDYVRKLISYLPSNNREKPPYVEVSSKKSDYCENLTDLVPFDPIRPYDVRTIIKEVADEESFFEIHPDFAKNIVVGFARIDGNTVGLVCNQPKHLAGSLDIDSSDKAARFIRFCDCFQIPIITFEDVTGFFPGIKQEHGGIIRHGAKILYAYSEATVPKITVITRKAYGGAYVALNSKSIGADLVYAWPNAEIAVMGPEGAANIIFAKEIQNSPDPESTRQKKILEYRERFANPYVAASLGMVDDVIDPRETRKFLMKGLDMLSNKHLDLPTKKHGNLPL; via the coding sequence GTGGATATTTATCAAAAAATTAATGAGTTGTATGAACGCCGACGTGAAGTAGAACTGGGTGGTGGAGACGAAAAAATTAAAAAACAATGGGATAAAGGAAAAATGACGGCAAGAGAAAGAATTAACTATCTTGTAGACGAAGATAGTTTTGTAGAACTATACCCATTTATGGAACATCGTGCTCAAGATTTTGGCATGAAGGATCAACATGCTCCTGGAGAAGGAGTTGTTACGGGTTATGCTAAAATTGATAGGCGGCCTGTTTACCTCTTTGCACAAGATTTTACGGTATTTGGTGGAGCTCTTGGTGAAATGCACGGAAAAAAGATAGCAGCAGTCATGGACTTAGCTGCCAAATCCGGAGTTCCTTTTATTGGTTTAAACGATTCCGGTGGTGCACGGATACAGGAAGGAGTTTCTTCCTTAGATGGATATGGTCAGGTTTTTTATCGAAACTCTATTTATTCTGGGGTTATTCCTCAAATCTCAGTTATTATGGGACCGTGCGCTGGAGGAGCGGTATATTCTCCAGCCATTACAGACTTTGTTATTATGGTAGAAGAAACTTCAAAAATGTTCATTACTGGACCTAAAGTAATAGAGACTGTAACCGGTGAAAAGATATCTTCTGAAGACCTCGGTGGAGCTGATGTGCATAATTCGAAAAGTGGCAATGCTCACTTAAAAGCAAAAACAGAGGAAGAAGCTTTAGATTATGTAAGGAAACTGATTAGTTATTTACCTTCAAACAATAGAGAAAAGCCTCCATATGTGGAAGTATCTTCAAAGAAGAGTGATTATTGCGAGAATTTAACAGATTTGGTTCCTTTTGATCCAATTCGCCCTTATGATGTGAGGACTATTATAAAGGAAGTAGCGGATGAGGAGTCATTTTTTGAGATTCATCCTGACTTTGCTAAAAATATAGTGGTTGGATTTGCTCGTATCGACGGCAATACTGTGGGATTAGTGTGTAATCAACCTAAACATTTAGCTGGGAGTTTAGATATTGATTCGAGTGATAAGGCAGCCCGGTTTATCCGTTTTTGTGATTGTTTCCAAATTCCCATTATTACTTTTGAAGATGTCACAGGATTTTTCCCAGGGATTAAACAGGAACACGGTGGAATTATTCGGCACGGAGCGAAAATCTTGTATGCTTACTCAGAGGCAACCGTACCAAAGATTACAGTCATTACTCGAAAAGCTTATGGTGGAGCCTATGTGGCTTTGAATAGTAAATCTATTGGAGCCGACTTGGTATATGCATGGCCAAATGCGGAAATTGCAGTTATGGGACCTGAGGGAGCTGCAAATATTATTTTTGCAAAAGAAATTCAAAATAGTCCTGACCCAGAATCAACAAGACAAAAAAAGATTTTGGAGTATCGCGAAAGGTTCGCTAACCCATATGTAGCTGCTTCCTTAGGGATGGTCGATGATGTAATAGATCCACGCGAGACTAGAAAATTTTTAATGAAAGGGCTTGATATGCTCTCAAACAAACATCTTGACCTTCCAACTAAAAAACATGGCAATCTTCCTCTGTAA
- a CDS encoding M20/M25/M40 family metallo-hydrolase, which produces MVNQERLINEFFELVQVDSETKNEAEIAKVLKKKFGDLGLEVFQDDTTEQTGHGAGNLICTLKGSIDDVDPIYFTSHMDTVVPGVGIKPSIKDGYIVSDGTTILGADDKAGLAAMLEAIRVLKENSIEHGTIQFVITVGEESGLVGAKVLDPNKIIAKYGYAIDSDGKVGNIVVAAPNQAKLQIIARGKTAHAGVAPEKGISAITLASKAITKMPLGRIDEETTANIGRFQGGQQTNIVCDYVEILAEARSLVREKLDIQVEKMKKAFEEAAEELGGKVEINVTIMYPGFKQKEGDHVVEVAREAAKNIGRTSELLKSGGGSDANVIAGFGIPTVNLSVGYEDIHTTNEKIPVEELVKIAELVIEIVKVTPKKR; this is translated from the coding sequence ATGGTAAATCAAGAGAGATTAATTAATGAATTTTTTGAACTTGTACAAGTGGATTCAGAAACTAAAAATGAAGCCGAAATTGCTAAAGTATTAAAGAAAAAATTTGGAGACCTTGGTCTAGAGGTTTTTCAGGATGATACGACAGAGCAAACGGGGCACGGTGCAGGAAATTTAATATGCACTCTAAAAGGATCGATAGATGACGTAGACCCCATCTATTTTACTTCTCACATGGATACGGTGGTTCCAGGAGTGGGAATTAAACCTTCTATTAAGGATGGATATATAGTTTCTGACGGAACAACTATTTTAGGGGCTGATGATAAAGCAGGCCTTGCAGCAATGCTTGAAGCCATTCGTGTCCTTAAAGAAAATTCTATTGAACACGGAACTATTCAATTTGTCATAACAGTGGGAGAAGAATCAGGATTGGTGGGTGCAAAAGTTTTAGATCCTAATAAGATTATTGCTAAATATGGGTATGCTATTGATAGTGATGGAAAAGTAGGAAATATTGTTGTTGCAGCACCTAACCAAGCTAAGCTACAGATTATTGCTAGAGGTAAAACTGCTCATGCAGGTGTTGCGCCTGAAAAGGGAATTTCTGCTATTACGTTGGCATCCAAGGCCATTACTAAAATGCCTCTTGGACGAATCGATGAGGAAACAACAGCCAATATTGGACGGTTCCAAGGAGGTCAGCAAACCAACATAGTTTGTGACTATGTGGAGATTTTAGCTGAAGCACGATCACTGGTTCGGGAAAAGCTAGATATACAAGTAGAAAAAATGAAAAAGGCTTTTGAAGAGGCTGCAGAAGAACTAGGTGGAAAAGTAGAAATTAACGTAACCATAATGTATCCAGGTTTCAAGCAAAAAGAAGGAGATCATGTGGTAGAGGTTGCTCGAGAAGCAGCTAAAAACATTGGAAGAACAAGTGAATTACTAAAGAGTGGTGGGGGAAGTGATGCGAATGTCATTGCTGGCTTTGGAATCCCTACGGTCAATTTGTCTGTGGGTTATGAAGATATCCACACCACTAATGAAAAAATTCCAGTAGAAGAATTAGTGAAGATAGCAGAACTAGTAATAGAGATCGTAAAAGTAACCCCCAAAAAACGATAA
- a CDS encoding glycine C-acetyltransferase has product MAKVLQEFLQSNLEELKSRGLYNEIDPIQSANGPKVIIRGKELINLSSNNYLGLATDERLKDVAKNAIDKFGVGAGAVRTINGTMELHEELEKKLAEFKHTEAAIAYQSGFNCNMAAISAVMNKEDAILSDELNHASIIDGCRLSRAKVIRFNHSDMDDLRQKAKEAKDSGQYNKVMVITDGVFSMDGDVAKLPEIVEIAEEFDLITYVDDAHGSGVLGKGAGTVKHFGLSDKVDFQIGTLSKAIGVVGGYVAGKKNLIDWLKVQSRPFLFSTALPPGDVAACIKSIDLLMESTELQDRLWENSQYLKDGLSRIGFDIGKSETPITPVILGEEKLTQTFSKRLYEEGVYAKSIVFPTVPRGAGRVRNMPSAAHTKEMLDQAIEAYEKIGKELGLL; this is encoded by the coding sequence ATGGCAAAAGTATTGCAAGAATTTTTACAATCAAACTTAGAGGAATTGAAAAGTAGAGGTCTTTATAACGAGATAGACCCTATTCAGAGTGCAAATGGACCAAAAGTAATCATCCGAGGGAAGGAACTAATTAATCTTTCTTCCAATAATTATCTCGGTTTAGCAACTGATGAACGATTAAAAGATGTTGCCAAGAATGCAATTGATAAGTTTGGCGTTGGTGCAGGTGCTGTTCGAACAATTAATGGGACTATGGAACTTCACGAAGAATTAGAAAAAAAGCTGGCTGAATTTAAACATACGGAAGCAGCTATTGCCTATCAATCTGGTTTTAACTGTAATATGGCGGCTATATCTGCGGTAATGAACAAAGAGGATGCCATTCTTTCTGACGAATTAAACCATGCTTCCATTATTGACGGTTGTCGTCTTTCAAGAGCCAAGGTTATTCGCTTCAATCACTCCGACATGGATGATCTTCGTCAAAAGGCCAAAGAAGCAAAAGATTCTGGTCAATACAACAAAGTTATGGTCATTACAGATGGTGTATTTTCCATGGATGGCGATGTAGCAAAGTTGCCTGAAATCGTAGAAATTGCGGAAGAGTTTGACTTAATTACTTATGTTGATGATGCTCACGGATCAGGTGTCCTTGGGAAAGGCGCCGGAACAGTAAAGCATTTTGGACTATCTGATAAAGTAGACTTCCAAATTGGTACACTTTCCAAAGCCATCGGAGTTGTTGGTGGATATGTAGCAGGAAAGAAAAATCTCATTGATTGGTTAAAAGTCCAAAGTCGTCCATTTTTATTTTCAACAGCCCTCCCACCAGGGGATGTAGCAGCATGTATTAAATCCATTGATTTGTTAATGGAAAGTACTGAATTGCAGGATCGTCTTTGGGAAAATAGTCAGTACTTGAAAGATGGACTAAGTAGAATTGGATTTGATATTGGGAAGAGTGAGACTCCAATAACACCGGTTATTCTTGGGGAAGAGAAATTAACGCAAACATTTAGTAAACGTTTATATGAAGAAGGAGTTTATGCAAAGTCTATTGTTTTTCCAACTGTTCCTAGAGGGGCAGGTCGTGTTCGAAACATGCCATCAGCTGCACATACGAAGGAAATGCTTGATCAGGCGATTGAAGCCTATGAGAAAATAGGAAAAGAGCTGGGCTTACTATAA